TTAGGCCTCAAGGGCAGTTGTTTGTTTCATTCCAGGGCTTAGAGAGACATCTAGACACGACTGCGGGGTTCTGTCTGCCTTATTCACTGCTGAattctcagtgcctggcacagggcacaCACTCAAGTATTTGTAGAaagcatgaataaatgaatctgaGCAAGATATAAGATCAGAAGATCAACCTGTGACTATTAATGGTGTGCTCTACCAACGTTCACCTGGACACTGCCACGGAAAAACCCTAGAAGCTACATGTGAAATTAGTAGACTTGGCCAGTGTGGCGTTGGGTGCCAACCCAAAGAGATTATGAATTTGATAAACAAGATCTCAAAAACACTTCCTTTTCTACGAATGCCACCAGCGGGTGATTAAAAAAGTAAACGACCAGCGAAAAAGTACATTTCTAACAGAGATCAGGGATTCTGAGGCCCAACCAGACCAATCCACACCTTGTTCAGACAAATTTCCCCATCTTCTGCCTTTGCAGAAGGCTACTGCCACCTCTGAATAAAGTCTTCTGTAGTATGAGTGTTGACAACGGAAAAACAAAAGGTCAACCACACCTCTGCAGCCTTCATTGGGTGGAGTTCATCCCCGTGGAAGTTAATCTGTAATCCCATCTCTTTTCCACTTTGAAGAATCCTTCTGGTGGAATTGAGATCGAAGACGCCCTTCTCACAGAACACATCTATGTTGTCCACGTGGATTTCCCCACTTGCACCCAGCTCCTTCAGCTTTGGGAGGTGGCTATTGATGATTTCATCAGTAGCTTCCACAGCAGTCTTTCCTCTGGGGGAAGAAAATGAGATTACATGggcaaaatataataatagtaatagcaataataatttttttttcattgaagaaaGGCTTTTCTGGCACTGGAAGAATCTGACCAACTGTGGGCAAATGACCTCAAGCCTcacaaaggcagagaaataatCAAAGGTACAATTCAAGAGTCTTAACATTTGGGATGTAGAAGAGGTATTGACGAGATTTCTATAAGCAATGACTCTGTACACAGGGACTCAAAGCCCAGCCATGTTGCCTTAGAGAATGCCAGCAAGGCCACCTGGCTGAAAAGGTTCTTGCCAAGGACACTCAGACAGCATCCCGGATGCTTCCCTAATAACCCAACTACAGGTTCCTCACCTGAGTCCTAGTGATCACTCGgccttttccttcttccacacTGTTTCTAGAAGCATCCGCCTAAGTAAGGCTTCTTGTCCCACCATTTAGAACCATGGGGAAAGAGGATTGTGGGAGACCCTGAAATTCTCTCTAAAATTCTGGGGTAGTTTTAGAGTAGAAAGAGCTGGGCTTTTTGAAGTCAGTTGGACACAGAGCCCTACTACTTGCTGGCTATGTAACTTTAGACACATCATGTAACCATCATTTGGCATACTCTGAGCCTCAGACTATATCGTTGGGGGCCAAGACGTAGATCTCAGAGACTCATTGGCAGATGGAGAAAATTTCTGTAAAACCTTAGTCCTGTATTTGGCACACAGAGGTCTCTTGCTCAGCAAAAACCATTTTGGTGGGAAGATAGAGGTGAACTTTGAGGAGACAGGCACTCACATATGTTGCTCCTAATTCTCAAGACAATCAAATAGAATTGTGTGTTATTTAGCTGTTTTACAGATGTTCAAAAAAGTTAAGTGAAGCCCTCAAAATCACCCACTGGGAAAGTAGCAAagctggattcaaacccaggcctggTATGGCTCTAAAGCCTAGGACAGCTCTACCACGTTACACTGCCTGTCATCCACCttatgttctgtttatttttattattttttaaagatgttatttatttattcattagagacacagagagaggcagagacataggcagagggagaagcaggctccctgcagggttagcagctgaaggcagacgctcaaccactgacccacccaggtgtcccttatgttctgtttagaaaaaaaaaaaaaaaaatgttttctatagaCAGATGTCCCAAAAGTCTTAGTGCAGTTTTaagcattaataataataaatgctaaaaatgtaCAAGAATAtcactgaaaatattatttatttattttctacctaATTTTGTGAATTTACAATAATAAActtaatgttcattttttattctctgactgaaaataagcaaaaaaattaacattaaactTACTTTTCAAAGTGCATGAAActaaatgtgaaaatatgttattaaacTTCCAAATAATTTCTGTAAGCCGGTAGCTCCTACATATCTTAGTTATCAAAACCCAAAACTGCACTAAGtctttgttctgtttattttcaaGTCCTGGATTTCTTTTGGACCTTTTAATTCTGAAACTGTGGGCCTTTGGGTCTAGAAATTCCAGGACAGATAAGATGCAGAAAGGAACAGATTTCTCTATAAGAAAGCTATATAGGAGAAACTTCTTACATAAAAGGGAAAGCTAAAACACATTTACAAGAAAACATGTTTGCTGTTAAACAAGTAAAGAGatgaacaaaaatagaaaccattctgagggcagcccaggtggctcaggggtttagcaccgccttcagtccagggtcccaggcccacctcaggctctctgcatggagcctgcttctccctctgcctctctgtgtctctcatgaataaataaataaaagatcttttaaaaaaaaaattctgagtcgTCTTGACCTCAAGATTTGATCTACCTCCTACACGGTGTTACTTTTAATCTCTAGAGAGTGATTATGCTGCCTTGGGCAACTAGTTAAAGTAATATGTCATTTTAAAGGATCTATGAGGCGGCATTGCTTTTTATTAACCAAACGAGTTTTGAgcatctcttcttttcttcctcgcCCGTCCTTAAGGGACTAGCAAACTGATGGGTGCGAGGGGCCTTCCTAAAACCGCCCTCGGAGATAACTGTTAGAATCCATCAGAACACCTTTCTAAGGGCTTCTGCTGGACTCCGCAAGCACCAAAAGCGCCTCCAGCCCTGGCGAACGCATCCCCACTTAGGcgccacctgccccccacccctctatTTTCGACGCCCCACGTCAAGCCCGGGCGCACGGAGGTTACTTTGGCACCGAGTGAGCCCCGCAGTACGTGGCCGAGATGCCGATGGGCAGCTGCCGGCGGGCGCGCTCGATCACGCGCAGCATCTTGAGCTCCGTCTGCAGGTCGAGGCCGTATCCGCTCTTACACTCCGCCAGCGTGGTCCCCGCCCGCACCATGCTCTGCAGCCGCCCCCGGAGGGAGCCGAACAGCTCCTCCTCCGAGGCTTGGCGCGTGTGCTCCACCGTGAAGTTGATCCCTCCTCCAGCCTGGTGGATATCCATGTACGTGGCACCTGCCAGCTGAACACAGGGCTCGCCCTTAGGGTGGCCGCACGCGGGAGGTGGCCAGGGCGGCagtgcctccccccaccctctcccggGGGGCGATATCCAAAATGATTAACAATTGGCATGTCAGGGACACCAGCAGATCAGAAAGGATGCTGGGGTACTGAGCCAGGGAGGCCCCTACTGTGCCGGCTGGTGGGGAGCACGGGGTGAGGGGTGAATATCCCAGGAAGGACTGCGATGGCAGAAAtgggagatgggggggggcacTTAGGGTCTCCCACAGAGAGATCTACCAACCAGCCCAgaagtatttcagtattttaacaaCCCGGTTGACCCCAGTGTATACCAGCAAAGTCTCTGTCCACCCCTGGCACCTATGAGAAAACAAAGCTTAAGCAATTCAGGAACCCTGCTACAGTTATTCCAAATATCCACTAAGGGGACCCTGGAGGGGGGTTTCCACCTCTCAGTATCTGACCACTAGGGTTTGGGGCCTGACCTCTGTCACTCAAGCAAAGAAGCTCTTCCTGGGTTCCAGTTACTCTGGGCAGCAAGGGGGGTGGCACAAACGAAGTATGCCAGCCTGGTGTCTCCCTaccagagtttcttttcttttcttttttaagatttgtttacttattcatgagcaatgaatagagagaggagcagagacacaggcagagggagaagcaggctccccgcagagagcccgatgtgggacttggtcctggatcccaggatcatgccctgagcagaaggcagatgctcaatcgctgagccacccaggcgtccctctgtgtgttttttttttttttttgtaagattttatttgagagagagcaggtgcaagcagggggaggggcagagggagaaggacaggcagactccctgctgagtgctgaggcctacctggggctccatcccaggaccctgagatcaggacctgaactgaagtcagatgcttaacagactaggccacccaggctccAGAAGGCAGCCCAGTTCTGTTTTAAAGGGatgattctaaaatatacatgCATAGGTACATACATAAGGATTCTACAGGTAAAAAATTTTGATAACTATTATACCTAAAATGATTGCTGGCCCTGTGCATAGCATAAATATTTGGACAGTTATAAGTTAGTTTTGTTGCAATTTATTTTGCATAGTCCAGGCCAGTAAAAATatccatgaaaaagaaatgtagacaTAAGTTGCAAAGCCTGATGGCCAATAACTCTTTAGAAAAAGCCTTGTCTGTACTTGTGCCTTATTTTGACTTGCCATCGTTAATTGCAGTTACCTTCATTGCAAACTCGTGAACTCTTTCACCAGCCCATactggatgtgtgtgtgcatccacCAAACCTGTAATCAATGAATCAAATCATCTTTAGagctgagaaagagaaagccctTAAACAGCAGGCCAATGATGCCATAGCACTCTTGGGAAAGCAAGATGATGGTAAACCATCttggaggagggtggaggagaaGAATTTGTCTGCGGGTTTCCTCcaacagaaaggaaacaagaataCTGTCTGCATGGCTGGTCTAGAAGGCTTTGGTGCAGGAGGGCGACTGGCATGATGAGAATGCCCATTAAAGAAATACCTACAGCCCCTTTTGCCCACTAAGTCCGTGCTCACCAAGCAAGCTTTTGAAACAGGGTGTCACCTCTATTATGTGAGCAAAACAAAGGACTATATCACCAAGGAATAATCTGGGTACGAAAACAGAATACTATCCTTCCGCactttgagaaggaaaaatatgaaatcagaaatatgaattctccttcaaaaaagaaatgcagtttaATTGAAGAGACACTATAAGCAATCATGTGAAACGTTTGTTTATCCAGGTACAGCTCAAGTAAAGTGTGTCtttccagaatatttaaaataccttGTGGATTAAATATCTCATTAGGGGTTCTGACTGGATTAAAATCAAGAATCTCTATTCAGAGtgcatcaggttttttttttcttgatctattttttgaaatagattAGTAAAATTCTTCCAACAGCTTTGAACCTAAACACAACTGGTTTCTCTTCAGCATCTCAGTAGGAAGAAGTGACCTGAATGAGTAGGTTTCATTCCCAGCTCGCCCTTTACCTGTCCAGCAATCTTGGGTGGGGTACTGCATCCCTAAACTGgagttttctaatctgtaataTAGAGATAATGATACTTACCTTACAGGGCAGTTATAAGGATGCAAGATGAACCCATATTTGTAAAGCAGCTAGGCATTCAAGAGTAGAAATTCAATGCACAGTAcctattcttatattttaatattatttcgaGACCCTATTTAAAAGAAGctgctcctctttctctttaCATTACTAAAACTGGTTTCAGGGCTTTACTGGAAAAAAGGTTAATACCCGGCAAGATGCATTTCCCAGAACAGTCGATTCTTTCTTCGAACGTTTCTTCAGAAAACAGTTTTTGGATAGCATCAGCAGGACCAATGGCTTTTATAAACCCATCCctgaagaaaaatcaagaaataattacTAAAGTGTGGAGAAATACTGTGGAAAAACTAAAGATTTCAAATATTGGGTATCAGTCAACATTTACTGTATCTCCTTCTTGCATCTGcgtctttgggggaaaaaatgcctCCAGCCACATGCCAGCAAAAAAAGTCAAATCACAGATACTGAGACTGCCAGCTGTTCCCCAAGGTCAGTGTTCCCTCCTCCCCGCAGCGCTAGATTCCTAAATTTTAGCTGAACACACGAACACCCAGAATGAAACCTACCTTTCTGGGTTTCCCGTCAACCAGGTGCCCACTCATGACTAAACTCTAACCAATAGGATCGTTTTCTCTTCCTATTCCCTACTGTCTGGAAGGCGGACGCCAAAAGGAGAGATGGGGGGCTGTCTTCTTGGATGATGGAGTGGGGAAGGCTCGTGCACGACCGAGCAAGAGAGAAGGGCCTCGGGACTCCACAGGGCAGGGCTGTCAGTCAGCCCTGGATTTCTACCTCTGTGCAGTTCCGGTAACTGGTTGTTGGGTGGTtgggttgtgttttgtttcagattttgtatatttactcccgagagacacagagagagaggcaaagacacacgcagagggagaagcaggctccctgcgggaagccccatgcgggactcgatcccaggaccccaggatcaggatctgaggcaaaggcagaggctcaaccactgagccatccggggaaGCCCTCTGTTAACTGGTTTTTAACAAACTTTTAACAGTAACCCTGGGAATGTTTTTATCCCGTTGTTAATTAAACACACACGGTCCCTACAAGCTGGGCTGTTGCACAACCCTAAGCAGCCTCAGAGGAGCGCCAGAGCAGCTTGCGCAAGGGCGCCGCGGGGGAGCTGGGGCGCCGCAATTCCAATGGGCATCCAAGCCCCACTCCCACTGCGGGCTCGTCCTCCCGAACTTCGCTGTTCTCTTACTCACCTCTAGCGGCAAGCACGGAgggttaaatgaaaaacaaaacaaaaccaaacaaagcaaacCGATCATGTCCTCTTTCTGGTGTCTGAATCGTTGATTTCCTACCACCCCCAAACCATCACCAGCTGAACGTTTTCCGCACACCCAAGGGGTTGGGCGGGAGGGCGTTTCGTGAACATGTAAAGCCCCAGAACTCCACCGCAGACGCGCTGCTTCCAAAGATCTGGGGATGGGGGGACACGGAGGGGGAAGGGGGTTCAGCCTGAGCGTTTTTCCACGGAATGACAGCCGGTCGCCGTCACACAAGGTGCCCGAAGGACAGGCCCGCGGTGGCTCCCCGGCGGCGGGAAAGCTTTTCCCCGGTTCCCTCCTCGGCGCACAAGTTCGGGGAAGGGGCCACTTACGTGCCCACCACCAGGCTGGCGCCCTCCAGCACCGCCAGGCTGTGCAGCGCGTCCCCCGCCAGGAAGCGCTCGCCGCGGGCGCACACCGTCACCACCTGCCGCGCGTTCTCCAGCAGGAGGCGGTGGCCGCCCGCCATGGCGCCGCGGGTCCCCGGGAGGCCGCCGGCCggagggagggcggagggggccGCAGGGCCAGCGCGCGGGACTGGGGCTCGGCggcggagggcgcggggaggcAGGCGGGGCGGCACCCCCCAATCCGTTCGGCACCGCCCCCTCCAGtccgctccccgccccctccagtCCGCTCGCCGCCCCCCCatccgctcggccccgccccctccaatCCGCTCGCCGCCCCCTCCAatccgctcggccccgccccctccaatccgctcggccccgccccctccaatccgctcggccccgccccctccaatccgctcggccccgccccctccaatccgctcggccccgccccctccaatCCGCTCGTCGCCCCCTCCAatccgctcggccccgccccctccaatccgctcggccccgccccctccaatCCGCTCACCGCCCCCCCatccgctcggccccgccccctccaatccgctcggccccgccccctccaatccgctcggccccgccccctccaatctgctcggccccgccccctccaatCCGCTCACCGCCCCCCCatccgctcggccccgccccctccaatCCGCTCACCGCCCCCCCatccgctcggccccgccccctccaatccgctcggccccgcccccccatccGCTCGGCCCGGCCCCCTCCAGTCCGCTCGCCGCACCCCCAacccgctcggccccgccccctctaACCCGCTCGCCGCCCCCCGCAATCCGCTCGCCGCCCCCATCCACTCCCCGCCCCCTCTCCCAATCGGACGCGCGCGGCGGCAGCGCCAGGGCCCACCCCCCGAGCGAGGGGTAGCGCTGACCCTTGTCAGGGACAGTCCTGGTTCCGCCCCGTCCAGCCCTGGGCGCGTGTGCCGGGGACCACTGTCCCTACTCTGCAGATCGGGCCCCGAAGCTGGCTTACCGGGGACACAAGGGCGGGCTGCGCGGACGGGAGACCCCGAGGGGCAGCGCGGGGGAAGCCCTGCcgggggggggctcctgggtccgcgcggccgcggcgggggggcgggggccgcgcacAATTTTCGGTTGGCCGGCTCCGCTCCGGGATCCCCTCCCAGAAGGTCCCCGAGATGAAGGGAGATCCGGGCGGAGGAGGCTAGAGCCGGGACGAGAGAACCCCCTGGCGCCTCTGCCCCCGTCCCCTAACGCCTTCCCGAAGGGTAGGTCGGACCGGCTCCCGGACCCAAACTCTCGGAGGTAAAAGTGGTTTCAGCTCAgcgtccctcccccacctccccggcCGTCCGTGGCGGGGCCTACTCTCGATTTGCCACCAGGGTTGGAGACAGAGTCACGTTTGTTTAAGGAAGATGGTCTGTGATTCTCACTCACGCCTCTTCTCACCTGTCACCTGCTGTGACAACACTGACAGGCACCGGGCTTGGTTTTGAGCCTTATTTTGCTTATACGATTGCATTAGAAGCTCTGTGTTAGGCTGTGGGACACACAAAGACAAGGAAAGGCACTTTCCCTGCCCAGCAAAGACCGCAATCAAAAGGAAGGCACTTTATAAACACGAAAAATAGACCATAAAAGCAGGCTGGGGCCTGTaaaaccataaaatgtaaaagtcaattttaggattattttaaaagaacaaagaagagaaagcaaaaaaaaaaaatctgttagatGAACATAATAAGAATATAGCTTTGTATTTTGGTCTTACAAGAGAAAAAATTGGTaggaaagaaagagtaaagaaaaaaaaggaaagaaaagaattcaatAGAGAATATGAGTAAAAGGGACCCTACAGGAGAAGAAAAATCCATGTATTACCCAGGCTCGGACACAAAATCacaaagaggtgtgtgtgtgtgtgtgtgtgtgtgtgtatgtgtgtgtatgtgtgtgtgtctatacatagttttaaagagaaaggtatatagagaaaaataatacaggagAAATATAgtgaaaacaaacacataaagtCACTAATTCCAGAGAAACATCAAAATTTTCTAACATTTCTGCTAAGGACTTGAATCTGTGACGTTTTGCAATTATAGGTATATTTGTAGATTTATGAAGTTGTAGGTGTGAAGGAGCAGGTGAAATAATGGTAACATAGAAGGCTTTGGGGTTCCATAAACTGGTCTTAATCCCGCTGTTACTTATAAGTTATTTGATCCTGGGAAATGTCCTTAATTTCCccaacctcagttttctcatccatctTCTCAGGGGGGTAattgtttctttctattttatggaCTTGTTTGAACTTTATagaaaatggaatggaaaacACTTTACCCAGTGTCTAGCTCTAAATAATAGGTGTAATTCTTATTATATTACTACTACCACAGCAGCAACTGCTGCTGCTagtttattttaatacttttatttctcttcctggtCAGTTAAGTTCAAGGTAAGATTTCAGCCACGAGGTCCCCTCCAGAGTTCTCAGAATGTACCACGAACTGAAAGCTTAcaagttttggggaagtcaaaaaaagaaatgcttattcTTTTCTTGGGGACATTGATTTGTGGGTGAACTGTGTCCATTACAGTCCAGGTACACAGCATTGGCTGAAAAGTCCCTGTAAACAAGAGGTTTGCAGAAGCAAGAAGAACAAGAGTGAGCTGCTCTCCCCCTCGGTCATTGTTAAGCAGTAATTACAGATCATTTCCTTAGTAATAACCAGCATCCCTGTAGCACTTCTCAGTTCACTCGGTACTTTTTACATCATCTTACTCGCATTGGCTGACTTCCCCTGTTCTCCTTCCTTTTGACACTcaggctgttttttgttttttgtttttttcagtttgcaAAAGGGGCAGACAAATGTCAACAGGAAAGTCCACACAAAATACGCCAGCAGGGCCTTAAAGGTCAAGCTGAAGGTAATTTCCTATCAGTGTGCTCTGCTTCTGACCTAATCAAAAGAGGCAGGTCATTGAGCAGGCCAAGGACCTAGTGGCTCCTGGCTCGCAGGTAAACAAAAAATTGCTAGCTCTGGTCTCTACACACCATCCAAGGACACAGTTTACAGCCCTTTCTCCTAGTATTTGTCCAAGTGGGTGGGAAGGAGGTGGGCAAAAATGGCTTTAGGTCTGAATCTGTCTAAATCTTTGTTTGTGTATGGGAGATAAACAAAGATAAAGCGTTTTATCTCCTACTAAGAAACTCTGGAAATCCATTCTCCCTGAGTTGTAGAGAGAGTTGTTAAGAAAATCAAACACAGGGAAGCCcctgtggcttagtggtttagcgccgccttcagcccagggcgtgatcctggagacctggtatcgagtcccatgttgggctccttgtgtggagcctgcttctccctctgcctgtgtctctgcctctctctgtctaataaataaataaaatcttttaaaaaaatcaaacagattGCTTCAAATAATACCTGGTAGATACTGTTATTGTTCATTTCATTTGGAGTTGGTCTTGGACTTTAGGGTTGGTCATTAGAAAACCCCATTCTTCTTTTTCCACTTCTACTTCCATGAAGCTTGGAATGTTAAGAATGTGCACGAAGGTGAGTCAGGTTCCCCAAATTTGCAGCAGTATTGCTGATTGAGAGGACTCAAATGAAGGGTTTCAGGAATTTGAGTTCAGGATTTCTTACAAAAGTTGATGGTCAGTTATCCCTCCTTTTCAAAGGCTAGTGGTTATTCACGAGACAGGACTAGAAAGAGATCTGGACATCTACCTTGAAGAAATTAATAGGCAATTATTTCCCTATCAGCCTACCATGAGTAGCCATACTGCATACATTACCTGTGTTTGAAAATTGCAACAAGCCTGTAAGAAAGATATTAGTATCCATACCTGATAGAAGAAGGACCTAAGGTGCACTGAGTTTCAGCAGATAGATCTAAAAGAAAAAGCTGGTTAGAACCAGAGGCAGGATTCAACCTGCTGTCAAGACCAGGGACTTTCCATAGTGTCATCCATCCATGCTACCCCTGTGATGATCCACATGAAAAAACCTGACTCAGTGGCCACACATAATTGCATAATGCCAGAGGAATGCTAGCATTAATTAAATCAGTATGGTGTTTGCCTTGGAAGAACAGTGTATTTTACACCCATGTCCCCTAACATGTCTCAAATGTAACATGTTCCCGACTTAATTGGAAACCTTTGAACTTAATTGCCCCTTCCCCATAGCTGCTCTGTCTCCATTGATGGCAACTCCACCCTTTGTTTCCTGAGCTCTTTATCTCATACCCCACATCCAAACCATCACCCCATCCTGCAGGCTCTACTTTCCAAATGGATCTAGAATCTAACCACCTTTCCCCACTTCTATTCTTCCCATTATGTCTTGCCTTTCAATGACTGTAGCCACCCAAcagatgtctttatttcacctaaCCCCCTTGTACAGTCGCTTCTTAGCTCAGCGGCCACATTGGTTCATTCCAGATTCCCATTTCACTGCGAGAGTGACCCACAGggccctcactctctctctgatctCACCTATCCTTCTCTACTTTGTTTCCTCTGCTTAAGTTCTACTACTCTCCTGGCTGTTCCTCAAACACACCGGGTATCTTTCCTCTTCGGAATGCTTTCTCCATGGGCTTACGCTGCTGTGGCTCATGGTGCGCCTCATGCTGCCCAAGCTGGGGGCCACGTAGGTCCTAACTTAACCATCACATGAGGTAGGTGCTATTCTTATCAGCCCTTTTGAAAGATGGGGAAATTGAAGTGTGGGGATTTAAGGAGCATGATgagagtccatgctcttaaccactagcCTGTGCCACCTCTAAAAATGATGGCTTGAAGTCACCATGTTAAAGCCCTTGTTTTTTTGAGCTCTTCATCTTTTTCATCTGTCAGAAGCtagatttaaacatatattttatttttttaacatgtatcTTAGATGTGAATTTGCAGGTGTTTGCTATGCAATCCAGtgacattttccttctgtttcaacGCAGAGACTCTGTGTagtcatgttatttttattttgcacaacAAAGACATTCACTGgctttgactttcttttcctGGTTGGCACATCTTATTGGTTTAGTTCAAAGAACTTTATAATCCCTTCTAGGAATAGTTGGCTCTCTTCTTCTCTCGTTGGTTCTTTACCAATCTTTCATTAATCAATAGGGAGATTAATATGTACAGAAGTACAGAAGCATAACAACTTCTAGAGACTACTGGTTCCATTCACACGTTCTCTGAATTATTGGAGAGATGGAATCAGAGCAGATACCTGCTATTAGCAGTTGGCTTAGGGGAACGAGAACTTCCAGTTTCCCTATGAGTGAAAAAGTGCCAGAACCCATGGGTAAAGATTTTTATTGCAGATAGACTTAGGATAAAGTGAATGAAAGAGGAGTGAATTGAGTTAGGAGAATTGGAAGATTAAAAGTGTGccaacgggatccctgggtggcgcagcggtttggcgcctgcctttggcccagggcgcgatcctggagacccgggatcgaatcccacgtcgggctcccggtgcatggagcctgcttctccctctgcctatgtctctgcctctctctctttctctctctgtggctatcataaataaataaatttaaaaaataaaaaataaaaaaaaaataaaagtgtgccAAGAAAGAAGTGAGTAGAATCGTAGGGATTTGGATGAGTGTGGagtgtgtaaatatatatgaaaatcttCTACCAACCTTTACTATTGGCCATCCAAGTTCCAAATACATCAACCCAACAAATTGTCCTCAATTTTCCACCGGCCCGTTTTTTCCACTGTCAGAATGAACCCAATGCATGTGAAACAAATCTTTAGTAATGTGAAAAAGTATCAATGACATAGTTTTTGTtaaccttttctcttttattagcTTTAACATCATGtctttttgcttttccatttttgtttttataatcacTTGGAAGTAAAACCACATTCTCCTTGGTAAATATTAGCACAAAATTGCTCCCTCTTATTAAGTTTGCTCTGTGTGCTAGGCACCCTGCTTGGGTGTTTACACACATTACATCATTGTCTCCTCATGAAAGCTTTAAGATACAAAATTATCTTCCTACTTTATGGAAGAGGAGCCTGAGTCCCAGAGCTACTAAGTAATTAAAATGTAGGCCCCCTGGGGGGAaaaatgtgtggatttttttgttttttgttttttgtttttctgtttgttgttgtcATCAATTTTAAACTGCCCTGTTTCTGGCACCAGAACAGTGCCTCACACATGGtacatactcaataaatatatttagaatgttAAATGATCTTGCTCACACAACTGTAAATGCCAAACTGACAGGCTTCTCCATTCCAAAGTCTGTATCTTG
This region of Vulpes lagopus strain Blue_001 chromosome 23, ASM1834538v1, whole genome shotgun sequence genomic DNA includes:
- the AMDHD1 gene encoding probable imidazolonepropionase, whose amino-acid sequence is MAGGHRLLLENARQVVTVCARGERFLAGDALHSLAVLEGASLVVGTDGFIKAIGPADAIQKLFSEETFEERIDCSGKCILPGLVDAHTHPVWAGERVHEFAMKLAGATYMDIHQAGGGINFTVEHTRQASEEELFGSLRGRLQSMVRAGTTLAECKSGYGLDLQTELKMLRVIERARRQLPIGISATYCGAHSVPKGKTAVEATDEIINSHLPKLKELGASGEIHVDNIDVFCEKGVFDLNSTRRILQSGKEMGLQINFHGDELHPMKAAELGAELGALAVSHLEEASDEGIAAMATARCSAILLPTTAYMLRLKQPRARKMLDEGVIVALGSDFNPNAYCFSMPVVMHLACVNMRMSMPEALAAATINAAYALGKSHTHGSLEVGKQGDLIVINAARWEHLIYQFGGHHELIEYVVVKGKVIYKK